The following are encoded together in the Candidatus Methylomirabilis oxygeniifera genome:
- a CDS encoding protein of unknown function (Evidence 5 : No homology to any previously reported sequences) → MRPLSAGLQFGRAKGVLNRVLEHEESLRIGSFRFLRRRPIPLAGANVKLSVRRYLFLEDPPFLSQSYAYDMV, encoded by the coding sequence GTGCGGCCGCTCTCGGCTGGGTTGCAGTTCGGTCGTGCCAAGGGTGTTCTCAACCGCGTCCTCGAACATGAAGAGAGTCTAAGAATTGGGTCCTTCCGGTTTTTGCGCAGACGGCCCATACCTCTCGCAGGGGCAAACGTGAAACTGTCAGTACGTCGATATCTATTTTTGGAAGATCCTCCGTTCTTGTCTCAGTCCTATGCCTATGATATGGTCTGA